CCTTCAAACTTACTAGACCATTTTTCAAGAATATTGCCATgcagagaaatggaaattgaggaatcggttggggaatggctgaataacttgtggtgtatgattgtgatgaagcactattgtgccataagaaacgatgagTAGGTAGATTGCAGAAAAAcctgaaccgatgctgagtgaagtgagcagaaccaggagaacactgtacacggtaagagccacattgtgcgatgaccaactatgatagacttaggtcttctcagcaacgcaatgatctaagacaattccaagggactcatgatggaaaatgccatccacatccagagagaggactatggagtctgaatgcaaatcaaagcagactgttttctcttttttgtgttttgttttttcttcctcatggtttttctgttttgttctgattcttcctgcacaacatggctaatgtggaaatatgtgtaatacacgtatagtctatatcagattgcatgccgtcttggggaggcagaaaatttggaactgaaaatcgtataaaagtgaacgttgaagggcagctaggtggtacaatgaatagagaaccagccctggagtcaggaggaccagagttcaaatccgccctcagacatgtactagctgtgtgaccttgggcaaatcacttaactccaattgcctggtcttctccctccaaaaataaaagtgagtattgaaaactatcttagcatgtaattagaaaaaataaggcgtgagaggatttaaaaaaattaaaagaacattgccatgaagaaaaaaaaaattatcctttagCCAGCCCTTTGGTAGTAAGCTTCTCCCTCTTTTGCAAGTCTGGTTCTCCAATGACAGACCAGTAATAGTAGCAATCTCAAAACAGTGGAGTACTTTGGATTCACTTGACTGACTGACAGCCCCTCAGTGCCTTAGAAGACAGTGAATTACTGTGGTTGACAAATCTTTCACCTAGTGGCCACCCCCCTGGCTCCCTGCCCTTAGCTAAGCTAACCTTTGGGCCCCAGGTGCTGGTCCCAGGGGTCCCACTCAGAGCCCTCCCAGGCTTGCAGGATGTTCCCAAGCTGCACTGACAGAGCCTGCAGGCACCCAAGGGACCACAGTGGGGCAGCAGAGCAGGACTAATAACACTGGTAACTCCTTTATACTTAAAGGGATGCCTCCATGCAGGCAGGCAAGCAACAAGCGCTTATTAAgctctcactatgtgccaagggcTGAGGTTAAAAATACAAGccagtatctgccctcaaggtacTTACGTTCtgatgagggaaggggaaggactcAGAAAAGGAATGGGAAGGAGTGGGTGGGATCCAGTTCACAGCGACAGaggtaccacacctctcctcCCATGCAGTGCCAGGTGCAGGACAGCAGAGAGCACAGGCTGCGTGTCCATTATCTCTTGTTCTCCCTACAAGACCAGCCCACCTTCTGTCTCAGCCATACCACTCTCTGGTGGCATCCTTTGTGGCACCTCTCCTGCAAAGGTCTTTGTCACTGATGTGTCAGCCCACTCACACCTCCCAGGTGTCTCTGCTGTGCCATTTGGATGAACTCcaactttgattcttcagagactatGATATCCTCAGCAGAGTGAAAGGGAGAATTCTGATATTAAAAAGACAGGCCTTTGCTTCAGGGGAAGCTTAAGAAGTAGctgaattttaaatgaatgaattttatgatttataaaaggctttcctcacaactaccctgggttttggtttggtttttttttttttgtaattttaaaatgaaatttaggggcagctaggtgtcccagtgaatagagcactggcgcTGGGGTCAagaggaccagaattcaaatccagcctcagatgcttgacactagcagtgtgaccttgggcaagtcacttaaccccgattgccttgccttccccactccaaaaataaaataaaatgtaatttaacaaaagaaaccagaaaaggaagtgatcGTAGAGAACAAATAGACCAGCCTTCTCATTTACGTCCTGGGGAAACTGAAAGCTAGACCCACCAGTCGCACTGAGTTACCAGCAGTTGAGAGTACaccacctcccttcccctcagctctttatttttcttcctatacGATGGGTCTGGAGGGGAGAGGACTGAATATTGGCTGAAGGTGCAGCCCTGACACCTTTGAGCCAAAGGGAGAGGGGTGTGGAAAGAGGGGTTGCTGTTTCTGGTATCTAGACTTGTGAAAAGAATCCAGTAAGTGTAAGAAGGGAGCAGGGAGCTTGGCATGTTAGGAAGAACAGAGAAGGCTCCTGTTGTCTTCCCACCCTCCGAATCAGAGATCACCTGAGCTAGTGCTTGAGGCATTGATTGGGTGAAGATGAGGATAATCTCAATTAACAGGTAGAAAACTAATTCAGGAAAAAGTGGCTTCCAGAAGTTTCTCCTCTAAGAGCCGacggacttcataagaacctggagagtcttacatgatctgatgatgagtgaagggagcagagccaggagaacattatacacgataacagacacatggtatctgtaaggactaaccttgatagatttggctcttctcagcaatgcaaggttctaagacacctccaaaagactcatgatagaaaaggttatccatgtccagagaaagaattacagaatctgaatgcagattgaggcaaactatttgctctctctttttttaattttattttaggttttgttgcatctttctcatggttcatttcattggttataatttttacaatttgattattgggaaaaaaagtttaatgtgaaggtatatgtagaacctacatgccatcttggggtggggaggagaggaagggggagaaaacttggaactcaaaaacttgtggaactgagtgttgtaaactaaaaaaaaaaattaataaaaaagagaaaaaaagaagcttcttttttgaggggagaatgcagggcaattggggttaagtgacttgcccaaggtcacacagctaataagtatgtcaagtgtctgaggccggatttgaactcaggtcctcctggctccagggccggtgctctactcattgcaccaccacctagctgccccagaagttTCTTTTCTAAGAGTTTTGGTGACATGGTTCTTTTTCTACTCATAGGACCAGTCCTTCCCAGTCTCTTCTGCAGGATCCCCATGTTTGTGCAAACCAGGACTTTGTCCTGGGCCTTCTGCATTTACTCAAGGATCTCATCAGCCTCCATGGGTTATCTCCTCGCACGTGACTCTTGAATTTCTAGGACCAGTCCTGATCCCTCTCCTTAGCTCAAGTCCGAAATAGAGCTCATTCTCTCCCCCTAAAAGCTTCCTCCTAACTTGCCCATTTCTgccaagggcaccaccattcatTCCCCTAGTAACTCAGCTTCACATCCCAGGACTCCTCCTCATCTCtttgctctccccctccctttgatGTGCTCCTCAGCGTCTCTTGAATCCTTTCCCAGTTCTCCAGTCACACCTCCACTACTCCAGTCTCACCCTCTTCACCTTTCCCTTATTGCAGCGCCCTTCCCTGCTTCCAGACTCTTTTCTCCAGTCAGCTGGTAAACATTCTTAAGATGCAGGTCTGATCAGGTCACTCCCCTCTAgagccttcagtggctccccatggcCTCTGGGACAAAATGCAAATTTCcttttgcttggcatttaaaagcctttcatttggctccagcctgtctttccaggctgattacatattcctcctcctcaccctttAGTTCCAAACTTCCTTGCAGTTAGTTCTACTATAACACTTATTTTGAAAATGCTAATTTGTTCTACCACAATTTGATAGGGAACAATCTTAGCATGACTCGAATTTCCAGTTTGAGAAACTGGAGAAACATAAAGTATGCACAAAACTGCACCACTACCTGATAACTCACAAGCTGCAACCAGCAGTCACCAACTTCCGCAAGGAAACCCAAGACCAGAGTCTTTTTTCCAGGTAGGGTGTTGCATGTTCTGGTgcaggaggtgggggtgaggtATGGGGGATGGCTCTGAATCCAATCCAGACTGAATGTACTTTTATCACTGAAGTTGCCCAAAGGGCCTGTCAATGGCTGCTGATGTGGCCACTATTTTATTATTCATGCATAAAACTGCAGCACCCCTTATCAGATTCCTATCTCATCACTAAGGAAGATCTTATGGACTGATTTTCAGGAACTTGGGTCTAGTTGCACAACTGCCAGGCTTCTTGAGCATTTTCATGGATGAAAATGCTCAAGAAGCCTTCAAGGTCCAAGTGTCacttcctttcctgattccccccaccTGTACCCTGAGATAGTGGGCTATGCTTAATGAAATGCTATTTGTAACCCACGCActaaacaaagaccaaaaagacCCTGCTCTCAAATTATGTTAATGTATTGGGGTACTACTAAGAGCCCTAGAAATTGATTGGAAAAGGCCTTCTGTAGAAAGAAGCCAAGTCTTTGGTTTGGAGGGGGTGGCATGGAGGGAAGGACCAGATTGACTGAGCCAAGTAACGGGACTGTCTAATATACATCTTTAAATATAGATCTGTTCTTTCAGGGACAAATCTGAACCAACCTCACCCCAGCCCCACCTGAAATCTCTTGCCCCACCTCTTTCATTTTGTGGCTTTAGGTCAAGATCTTAAATTAACACCTTTCACCAAACTCCAATCCCATCTCCCCCTCATAACCTTAAACCTTAAATAGTGTAAGTGTTTAGTTACAATGAACAGTTGTATGTGAAGGCAGGGGCTGTAGTCTAATCTAGCTGAACCTAGCATCTCCCTCTGGGCATAGTAAGTGATTCAATGCTCCTTAGCTGATACTGACTTATGGCAAAAGTCTGTTTCCcaaaaatgggatgggggggcaGGTAAGAGGAATGAGTGGAAGAGGTAGGGATTCCTAAGTGAGATTAAAGGCCTGCGATAGCCCCCACTGTGCACACTAGggccctccttcctctctggaaATCTTTAGGGGatcaggaagaaaatgagaacatGCCTCAGCATGAGCCTTGTCTCTAATTGCCCTGAGACCTGGGTCAGGCCAAAACAATACTTTATTATTTCAGCATTCAGCAACATCTCAGCCATCAAAAATAAAACTCTAACAccgaaggatggaaggaagactTCTCTACAGCATGATTAAGTGGACTGCATCCGGAGCCCCCCAGGGCGCCACAGGCGGGAAGGATGGTGgttattcattcatccaataaATTACGAAGCGCAGAATTCAGGGGGCCAACTGCTCATTTCTGGGCTGGCATAAGGTCATCGATGGACTGGCCCTGCTCCAAACGCTTCTCCATTTCAATTAGCAACTTCACACCATCCACCACCATCTGCACCAGCTCCACCTCGGAGAAGCCCAGGCGGTCGGCATTGGAGATGTCAAAGACACCACCCACAGCTGCTGTGTCCACACCCCCTGTGCGAGGAAAAAGGTAGGAGAGACCtgagatctagtccaaccccttcaataTGCAGAAAAAGGCTAACTTATCTCGGCTTATTTAATCTTTTTCCAAGCCTAAGTATGCTAATCTCTCCAGTGAGTTAGTTAACCTGCCTCCCCAACCCTGTGGTTGTAAAGTCACTTTGTAAGCCTCAGGGCATTGAGACAAAAAGAGGGAACATTCTAGCAGAGCCAGGGACTTTTTCTGAAGTGGGAGAAGCATAGAGCAGAGCCctgcagagctgagaggaacagGGCCCAGGGAGATACCAGTCTGGAATTTAGGAGTTGGTAGAGAACAGTTCTCTATGCAGTTGCTGGAGTGAATCGGATGGTTTAGGGTCCCCCCTTATCACCCTTTCTGCAGCCTGAGCCTCCCTTTGCCTCCATACATACCTGTCCCCCTCTTCTGCAGTCGAAGCTTCTTCAGGACCTCACCAAACTTCTCATGCTTGCCCAAGTGGGGAAGTTTGATGTGGACACCTGCACGTAGGCCTGTGCCCAGGTTGGAGGGGCATGTCAGGATGTAGCCCAGGTGAGGATTCCACATGAACTCGTAGTTCTTGGTCTTAAAAAGGCTTTCAATCTAGACAAGAAAAGTTATCACCAATCAGCCTGCATTTCTATAGAAGGAGCACTCACAATGAAAGGCAGGAGGATCCCAAGGGCCCCTTGTTGATTCTTGTTGGCATGGTTCCCCATGAAGCAATTGGGGAATAGCGCCCAGCCCCTTCAGAAGGGAACATGACGACTCttccagggggtgggggtggagaggaaagaaggagccCAGTGGCGTCAGAAGCAGGTCCCCAGAGACTGGTGCCATGGTAACAGAGGAAGCAGATGCCACACCACCAAGCCAATCCCCCAGAGCCAGTGAAAGCCTTAACAAGCCAGGTAAAGCAAATGACAGGGGAGGCCGGCAAGCCGTAGTGTCTGAGCCAGGTGCTGTGGCTACTTGGGCCTATGGGAGCAGTCGTGCAAAGGGCAAACAAATCAGCTCCAGTTACTATAGTAGTGACAAAACTGTCAGATTATTTCTAGACTAAAAGGAACTTTCCTACCCCTAAGAGGAAGCTCCCTTACCTGGGTGAGCCCCGTGCAGAAACGTGTGAACACCTCCTTCATGTTACCTCCCTTCTGCATGGAGATGACCCTCAGGTGATCTTCCTCATTGATCCACACCAGAAAGGTCTTGTTGTCATTgtgcctgggagcagagcccaaacAGCATTAGTGAATTCAAGGCCACCCAGGAGCAGGGGCCCTCTGGAGGGGGTTCTACAGTTAGACCACCGAAGGAGACCCAGGTCAGCAGTATGGGACTTGGCTTAAGCCAATTTAGTCTAACCTCCTCCTGCCCAAAAGCCTTATTAAGCTCTTAGTGTGTGAGCAAAAACATGCCATGAATAGAAAACAGTCCCTGTGCTTCATTTTTATACTCCCTTGGCAGTACAATGCAGTATTGGTGGAGTCTAAGGACCCCTTCCTTTTGCATGTGCATAATATGTAAGATTTTAAAGGaagcaaattatattgaaaaactttaaataaaactttGGTTGGTTATGAATGCCTGATTCCCAGGAGCCCCCTATtttaaactgaggtccatagTGGTAGCTTACCCAGTCACAAACCTTTAAAacccagtgctccttccactaacCTTAGAGGGGGGCCAGGACAGAGGAAATTAATTGGACAAGGTCATATATCCAGGATGGCAAAGTACTCCCTGCTCTAAAGCCTCAGGAAAGCAAGACAACGGCCACGACCTGGACATGCTCATCCCAAGTTCAGCAAGACCAGAGAATGGGACAAAGCATCTGTGTCTCAGCCCTTTCCCTGTAAAAGTCAGGGGAATCTAGCCCAAGGCAAAGGTGGGAACACCCCACCAGGCTCTGGCACCAAAATAGCCTCGTTCCACCTGCCTTGGGCAGGTTCATCTGCCTTTGCAGTCCAGTCCtcgccttcccctcctccccactgctGCAAATCTGTATCCATCCCATGGTTACAGACTCACTCAGCCACCTGACTGCTGGGATGCAGCCAAGCCCCAGAGACACAGGGGACCTAGGGAacaaaggggaaggggggggaggggaagaaatgtgTGGCAAAAGACCAGTTTAAATCAAGTCTTCAAAGTGAATCCTAGGACCTTAGAGGCTCCGGGTGGACATCCAGTGTAACTCCTACCATCCCTAACAGATTCACCCTAAAAAAGCACAACAGCCTGATACATTCCCCTGCCTGCTAACCTCTcaaagagtgggagggaggagttAAGACTTTGGAAACAAAGCCCTTTTAGTTTAGCCCTTTAGAGGAAGGGGTCAAGCTGTTTCTTGTGATTAATTGGACTAAATTGTCAACAATTGAGACTAAAAAAGGGGgtaaatttaaaagaattctgAATCTGGAATCAGGTTGGGTTCTGGGTTCAGAAAGCTTCCTGTTACttaactgtgaccttgggcatgtcattgTGACAATtctgtgcctcagctttctcaatgTAATTAAAGGGTTGAAATGTCTACAGTCTAATAATGGATCGACTATAAAAAGACATAGCTacactgatcaatacaatgaagaCCTGAGGATGAAATtcactgggtgggggaggggacaagaGAGAATTTaactttataaatttaaaataaaattgtctaaggtcttttctacttCAGCTCTAAGTCCAAGGAGCTCAAGGACAGATCTGCCTTGAGGTTTTGGTATTTGGAGCTCTAACTCTAATACTGATGTCATTGCTGAGCCTGCAGTGTGGGATCCCACCTGGGTGTCAACTCAGCACCTATTCTCCTGCCAGCAAGAGACAGACATCAGTCTGTCTGGGTGTGGCTAAGCCAAGCCCTCTAAAACCACCTTGACCTTCCTTCCAGTCTGGAAGCCAGGAAGGTGCTGACTTGGTCCATGATCACAGATCTTAAATACTGAAGCAGGTGACCTTCCCCACTTCCCAAGGGGAAAGCCAACATGACGAAAGCAGTTATGGTGGAAACACTTGGACTTGGATCCAGgtgacctgggcttgaatcccagTTCTCCCACTTCAAATGAATCCAAAGCATGGGCCAGGTTGCTAGCTAGGTGACTATAGGTTCCTAATCTGTTAAAATGAGAATAAGTCCTTCCTACCTCTGGACTCCagttcttgtctgtaaaatgcagaactttagtgacttgcccaaggtcatacaagctaGTTAATGTCTAAGGctctgaactcatgtcttccaggcccagcactctactgcaCACCAAAATCTGAAGGTACTGGTTTCTGGCATGGCCTTGGGGGCAAGAtctttctctctgggcctcaggttcttcTTTCAAAGGGGTCCCTCTAAGTTTTAGTTCTGGATGTGCAGTTTTGCCTTAAGGACTCACCAAATGCCCCTGCCATCGGGCCAGTCTCGGGCCATGCCGGATGCCaagaggaggggggagacagGCTTGTCGAAGAGGAAGTGGTCGTCAATGAGCTGCTGCTGTTCTTGCTCAGTCATGTTCTTCAAAGCATAGTACTTCCCATTCAGGTCACCTTCCAGGCTGGCCAAAGCTGTGGGCAATCAGCTAGTCAGTGTAACCTGAGGCTCCGTAGCCCCAAGGTCATGATGAAAACCCCTACACCCCTGCCCTTGGGTATGGGGTTTACAATCTCCCTAGAGTCAGGGCATGATAAAGTAACTCCTGTCTCTCATCCATCCAGTTACTATCTGAACTGGAATTCTCCATAATctcagcccctcccccccccacaaggTGGTCCATCCAGGCAGCTCATACTGCTGACAAGTCAAGTGTCCCCAAAACAGATCTACACTCTCCaagcctccttcttccttcctcagatCCTAAGGCTCtatggccaagcaaaacaagcctAGTTCTTTTCACATTAAGTCAGGGTTGGCTGTTTAATGACAGGGAAAGCAGAGAATCTAATCAGGAACAATACGGTTTAGTGGAGACCTATTTCATCCCAGCCTTTGAATGGCGGGGATCTGAGGCAGCCTCAGCTATTGGGCCTCCTATGGTCGTCCATCTGTCTTGGAAGTTACAATGCTTTCACATGACCCTCAAAAAAAAGTGTTTCGGCCCTGAAACTGAAAAGTGAGTGGTCCCACACTTGCCAAATACCTGAGACCCAGGCCTTCAGCCTAGGTACCAGATGCTTCTCATCAATTCCCTAGAAAAGTGTTAAAGGAACTCAGCTGACCCGGCTTTCTCTAGGGTCTATCAGGAacaattcccttctctcctttaactCAAAACTCAGGATTAAACTCCCTGAATCTCCACTGGTCAAAGTCAGTGTCAGCaggaggggttgggggaagaaaGGGACATTTTTATACATCCTCCCTTCCCTGCTCAACCAGTGAACAGTTATTTGTGTTTCTTCCTGGAATACTATGAAGGCCACCTTGATAACTAGGTGGTGGATGGTGGGAAGGTTGGACTAGCCCTCCATCTAGAGCCAGTCCAACTAAGACATCACCCTACCCTAACACCACACAGGTAGATTAGATTACTATAGTACTTAAGAGTCTTAGTTGAGGGAATCAGgattagaggttaaatgactagtccaaggtcaaTGGCTTAAGATATTGGTACTGGACCAACACCGAATAaccaattaataaaaatatttagaaaattccATCCCCTGCTGGAAACCAAGCTCCTGATCCCTGGTTAAAGACTTTTAGGCTCTCTGGCGAGGGAAGATCCTTGCTGAAGCTTAAGGTCCAAGGACAGCTGACTCCCTGCCTTAGAGGCTAGGAGACAGGCTAAGCCAAGCTGCATCTATAGCAGCCAGAGAGCAGATTCTtctgagtggggggtgggggaaggagtctAGAAGGCTGGGCCTATCTCCAAGCTGGGACTGAGGTAATACTACATCATTAGCTGACCACCTTCAGGACAGCAGCAACGGAAGAATCGGAAGCCTGAGGGCCCCTCTATGAGACAAGCCTCTGCAATTTCCATTCTTGGCTTCAATTGTCC
This region of Trichosurus vulpecula isolate mTriVul1 chromosome 3, mTriVul1.pri, whole genome shotgun sequence genomic DNA includes:
- the CKB gene encoding creatine kinase B-type isoform X1; protein product: MPFSNSHNMQKCRFPAEEEYPDLSSHNNHMAKVLTPELYEKLRDKATSSGFTVDDVIQTGVDNPGHPFIMTVGCVAGDEESYEVFKELFDPIIEDRHGGYKPSDEHKTDLNPDNLQGGDDLDPNYVLSSRVRTGRSIRGFCLPPHCSRGERRAIEKLSVEALASLEGDLNGKYYALKNMTEQEQQQLIDDHFLFDKPVSPLLLASGMARDWPDGRGIWHNDNKTFLVWINEEDHLRVISMQKGGNMKEVFTRFCTGLTQIESLFKTKNYEFMWNPHLGYILTCPSNLGTGLRAGVHIKLPHLGKHEKFGEVLKKLRLQKRGTGGVDTAAVGGVFDISNADRLGFSEVELVQMVVDGVKLLIEMEKRLEQGQSIDDLMPAQK
- the CKB gene encoding creatine kinase B-type isoform X2 gives rise to the protein MQKCRFPAEEEYPDLSSHNNHMAKVLTPELYEKLRDKATSSGFTVDDVIQTGVDNPGHPFIMTVGCVAGDEESYEVFKELFDPIIEDRHGGYKPSDEHKTDLNPDNLQGGDDLDPNYVLSSRVRTGRSIRGFCLPPHCSRGERRAIEKLSVEALASLEGDLNGKYYALKNMTEQEQQQLIDDHFLFDKPVSPLLLASGMARDWPDGRGIWHNDNKTFLVWINEEDHLRVISMQKGGNMKEVFTRFCTGLTQIESLFKTKNYEFMWNPHLGYILTCPSNLGTGLRAGVHIKLPHLGKHEKFGEVLKKLRLQKRGTGGVDTAAVGGVFDISNADRLGFSEVELVQMVVDGVKLLIEMEKRLEQGQSIDDLMPAQK